Proteins encoded by one window of Vibrio rumoiensis:
- the bamC gene encoding outer membrane protein assembly factor BamC: MKFSHQLVISSLAVLVLSACAGDPEQRRQAKDDFAYLDTSLDQEWVTLPDAQPQFYPQYNIPQGDYKGKLGPDVDIRAPQQVLELIPGARVEKQDSDVTIWLISQDELNKVWDMIHRMVNEKDIKLRSDSPTSLETDWVNLSAEDESYPIAGRYKVDRLEMSGRYGFHVALVEWKENNDDIELTPEIKDRYSSAMVNYITTQYDKQVTEEARIRALELINKVPVTMGKDRSGLPVIIARAPYDLVWSRLESVLPQIGFNIEDKNRSQGTIDTTYKAPDDEVWQSLGVQPLTLADKKYTLLVGDLDNRTSINVTDDNGKPIPPEDLQALIPALEVLFDISKQP, from the coding sequence ATGAAATTCTCTCACCAGTTAGTGATCAGTTCACTAGCGGTATTGGTATTGTCAGCGTGTGCTGGGGATCCGGAACAACGTCGACAAGCTAAAGATGATTTTGCTTATTTAGACACTTCTTTGGATCAGGAATGGGTGACTCTCCCTGATGCTCAGCCGCAGTTTTATCCTCAATACAATATTCCCCAAGGGGATTATAAGGGAAAATTAGGGCCTGACGTCGACATTCGTGCACCTCAACAGGTTTTAGAGTTGATCCCTGGTGCGCGAGTTGAAAAGCAAGATAGTGATGTCACCATTTGGTTGATTAGCCAAGATGAACTGAATAAAGTTTGGGATATGATTCATCGCATGGTGAATGAAAAAGACATTAAACTGCGTTCAGATAGTCCAACTTCACTAGAAACAGATTGGGTTAACCTGAGTGCGGAAGATGAGTCATATCCAATCGCTGGGCGCTATAAAGTCGATCGTTTAGAAATGTCTGGCCGTTATGGATTCCATGTGGCACTTGTGGAATGGAAAGAAAATAATGATGATATTGAGTTAACACCGGAAATTAAAGATCGTTATTCAAGCGCAATGGTGAACTACATTACGACTCAATATGATAAACAAGTGACAGAAGAAGCTCGTATTCGTGCTTTAGAGTTAATCAATAAAGTTCCGGTTACCATGGGTAAAGATAGAAGTGGCCTACCGGTTATTATTGCTCGAGCACCTTATGATCTTGTGTGGAGTAGACTTGAAAGTGTGCTTCCACAAATTGGCTTTAATATAGAAGATAAAAATCGCTCTCAAGGTACGATTGATACGACTTATAAGGCTCCCGACGATGAAGTGTGGCAAAGTTTAGGCGTTCAACCTTTGACTTTAGCAGATAAGAAATACACGTTATTAGTTGGTGACTTAGATAACCGTACCTCTATCAATGTGACGGATGACAATGGTAAACCAATTCCTCCTGAGGATTTGCAAGCCTTGATTCCCGCGTTAGAGGTATTGTTTGATATAAGTAAACAACCTTAA
- a CDS encoding DUF2897 domain-containing protein, with protein sequence MDIDLLLNPWVISIIIIVFVIGNLASMKYLGKSHLVRKNPKAKSDLDKLIEIYKQKDQDEGNESPSTKKKVDSSKTED encoded by the coding sequence ATGGATATAGACTTACTGCTCAACCCTTGGGTTATTAGTATTATCATTATCGTATTTGTGATCGGTAATTTGGCATCAATGAAATATTTAGGTAAATCTCATTTAGTGCGTAAAAACCCAAAAGCAAAATCCGATCTTGATAAGCTGATCGAAATATATAAACAAAAAGATCAAGATGAAGGGAATGAATCCCCTAGTACTAAAAAGAAAGTCGATTCAAGTAAAACTGAAGATTGA
- a CDS encoding group II intron maturase-specific domain-containing protein, with product MKRRVRQITKRNRGRELSRIIKELTQYLRGWQHYFKLALRKRVMTNLDSWIRRRLRCYRLKQRKRKYSIATWLQNNGVSERNAWKIAMSDKGWWKLSRTPQVNHAMSNVRFTEMGLYSLLDGYDILKMYSEPPYATHACAVV from the coding sequence ATGAAAAGACGAGTTAGACAAATAACGAAGCGGAACAGAGGAAGGGAGTTATCTCGTATAATCAAGGAGCTAACTCAATACCTCAGAGGTTGGCAGCATTACTTCAAACTAGCACTGAGGAAAAGAGTAATGACAAACCTAGACAGTTGGATAAGACGCCGACTGCGGTGCTACCGCCTAAAACAACGTAAGCGAAAATACAGCATAGCGACATGGCTTCAAAATAATGGAGTGAGTGAACGTAATGCTTGGAAAATCGCCATGTCAGATAAAGGTTGGTGGAAGTTATCACGTACACCTCAAGTAAATCATGCCATGTCAAATGTCAGATTCACTGAGATGGGGTTATATTCGTTACTAGATGGATATGACATACTGAAAATGTATTCGGAACCGCCGTATGCGACCCACGCTTGTGCGGTGGTGTGA
- a CDS encoding AI-2E family transporter, translating into MFEMIARWYKRKFSDPHAVSLVAILFFGFITIYFFGHLIAPLLVAIVLAYLLEWPVIHLSRIGLPRLASVLLVVSAFIGLMLLAFFGLVPTIWKQIASLLNDMPSMYNTFQSYIASLPQRYPDLADVQIIEVIMHNAQTKVLGMGDAILRGSMSSLLSLATLGVYLVLVPLLIFFLLKDKSELMTTLSGIMPQNRRLATKVWDEMHSQISNYIRGKVVEIVIVGVATYIVFLVFGLRYPVLLAVAVGFSVLIPYIGAVAVTVPVVLVALFQWGLVPQFYWLVIAYGIVQMLDGNVLVPVLFSEAVNLHPVAIIVAVLVFGGLWGFWGVFFAIPLATLVKAVWNALPSNNDEVSITESK; encoded by the coding sequence ATGTTTGAAATGATAGCTCGTTGGTATAAAAGAAAATTTTCTGACCCACATGCTGTGAGCTTAGTTGCGATTTTATTTTTTGGCTTTATTACCATTTACTTTTTTGGTCACTTAATTGCACCACTCCTCGTTGCGATTGTTTTGGCTTATTTATTAGAATGGCCAGTTATCCACCTTTCAAGAATAGGCCTTCCTCGTTTAGCGAGTGTCTTACTGGTTGTTAGTGCCTTTATTGGTTTGATGTTATTAGCATTCTTTGGCTTAGTACCCACCATCTGGAAGCAAATCGCAAGTTTGTTAAATGATATGCCAAGCATGTACAACACTTTCCAAAGTTATATTGCGAGTTTGCCACAACGATACCCTGATTTAGCCGATGTGCAGATTATCGAGGTGATTATGCATAACGCACAAACCAAAGTGCTTGGTATGGGGGATGCCATTTTACGAGGCTCCATGTCTTCACTATTGAGCCTTGCTACTCTTGGAGTTTATTTGGTTCTAGTGCCATTATTGATTTTCTTTTTACTAAAAGATAAATCAGAGTTAATGACAACCTTGAGTGGGATCATGCCACAAAATCGCCGCCTAGCGACTAAAGTTTGGGATGAGATGCACAGTCAAATCTCGAATTATATTCGCGGTAAAGTGGTTGAGATTGTGATTGTGGGAGTGGCAACTTACATCGTATTTTTGGTCTTTGGATTACGCTATCCGGTATTACTTGCTGTTGCAGTCGGTTTTTCGGTATTGATTCCTTATATTGGTGCGGTGGCTGTGACGGTCCCTGTCGTACTAGTAGCATTGTTCCAGTGGGGATTGGTTCCTCAGTTTTATTGGCTAGTTATCGCTTACGGCATTGTACAAATGCTGGATGGTAATGTGTTAGTGCCAGTATTATTTTCTGAAGCGGTTAATTTGCACCCTGTTGCGATTATCGTTGCAGTATTAGTGTTTGGCGGTTTGTGGGGCTTTTGGGGCGTATTTTTTGCTATTCCATTAGCCACTTTAGTCAAAGCGGTTTGGAATGCCCTGCCAAGTAATAATGATGAAGTATCGATAACCGAGTCTAAATAG
- the dapE gene encoding succinyl-diaminopimelate desuccinylase — MSDSPVLTLAQDLLKRQSVTPEDAGCQDLMIERLKALGFEIEVMVFEDTTNFWARRGSNAPLFAFAGHTDVVPSGPLEQWHTPPFEPTIIDGYLHARGAADMKGSLACMIVAVERFLAEHPNHQGSIAFLITSDEEGPFINGTTRVVDTLMARNEIIDMCIVGEPSSTTHVGDVIKNGRRGSITGDLTIIGTQGHVAYPHLANNPVHQALPALAELAATTWDNGNEFFPPTSFQIPNLASGTGASNVIPGEFHVQFNFRFSTELTDVEIKRRVHSVLDAHGLNYDLKWTLNGHPFLTDKGPLIDAVVEAVKSVNHQPAQLLTTGGTSDGRFIAQMGSQVVELGPVNATIHKVNECVKIADLEKLTDMYQKTLENCLTEK, encoded by the coding sequence ATGTCAGACAGTCCCGTACTCACTCTTGCGCAAGATTTATTAAAGCGCCAATCGGTAACGCCAGAAGATGCGGGTTGCCAAGATTTAATGATTGAACGTTTAAAAGCACTTGGATTTGAAATCGAAGTAATGGTGTTTGAAGATACCACTAACTTTTGGGCTCGACGCGGCTCTAACGCCCCATTATTTGCTTTTGCAGGGCATACTGACGTTGTCCCATCTGGTCCATTAGAACAATGGCACACTCCTCCATTTGAACCGACGATCATTGATGGTTACTTGCACGCTAGGGGTGCGGCGGATATGAAAGGTTCACTGGCTTGTATGATTGTCGCAGTCGAGCGTTTCCTTGCTGAGCATCCCAATCACCAAGGCTCAATTGCATTTCTGATTACTTCAGACGAAGAAGGCCCTTTCATCAACGGTACAACTCGTGTCGTTGATACTTTAATGGCAAGAAATGAAATTATTGATATGTGTATTGTTGGTGAACCTTCCAGTACGACTCATGTTGGTGATGTAATCAAAAATGGCCGTCGAGGTTCCATTACTGGAGACCTAACGATTATAGGTACCCAGGGGCATGTCGCTTATCCACATTTAGCGAATAACCCAGTACACCAAGCACTGCCAGCACTGGCTGAGCTTGCGGCAACCACTTGGGATAACGGTAATGAGTTTTTTCCACCAACTAGTTTTCAAATCCCTAATTTAGCTTCCGGCACTGGCGCATCGAATGTCATTCCTGGTGAGTTTCATGTTCAATTTAATTTCCGTTTCAGTACCGAATTAACGGATGTAGAAATTAAGCGTCGTGTCCATTCTGTGTTGGATGCTCATGGATTGAACTATGATCTCAAATGGACATTAAACGGCCACCCATTCTTAACCGATAAAGGCCCGTTAATTGACGCGGTTGTTGAAGCGGTGAAATCGGTGAACCATCAACCAGCTCAATTACTCACAACAGGTGGCACTTCTGATGGACGCTTCATTGCACAAATGGGAAGTCAAGTTGTGGAACTTGGCCCTGTGAATGCCACTATTCATAAAGTTAACGAATGCGTTAAAATTGCCGATTTAGAAAAGTTAACCGATATGTACCAAAAAACACTCGAAAATTGTCTCACTGAGAAATAA
- the dapA gene encoding 4-hydroxy-tetrahydrodipicolinate synthase yields the protein MFSGSIVALVTPFNHLDEVDYDSLKKLVEYHIESGSSGIVAVGTTGESATLTVEEHVKVVNKTVEFAAGRIPIIAGTGANATHEAVTFSRLLNDSGVAGCLSVTPYYNKPTQEGLYQHYKAIAAVSEVPVILYNVPGRTGVDLLPETVGRLSQLDKIVGIKDATGDLSRVDKFRELCGEEFILLSGDDATGLDFVKRGGNGVISVTNNIAAAEMAKMFKLAAEGQLDEADAINQKLMPLHKNLFIESSPIPVKWAAHKLGLIAEGYLRLPLTELTESGQEIVTQALKDAGIQ from the coding sequence ATGTTCTCAGGAAGCATAGTTGCACTAGTTACGCCTTTTAATCATCTCGATGAAGTCGATTATGATAGCCTTAAAAAACTAGTGGAATACCATATTGAATCAGGTTCAAGCGGTATCGTTGCGGTTGGAACAACTGGCGAGTCAGCGACGTTAACCGTTGAAGAACATGTCAAAGTTGTGAATAAAACGGTGGAGTTTGCAGCAGGAAGGATCCCTATTATTGCTGGTACAGGTGCTAATGCCACTCATGAAGCGGTGACATTCAGTCGTTTGCTAAATGATTCTGGTGTTGCAGGGTGTTTAAGTGTGACACCGTATTATAATAAGCCGACCCAAGAAGGTTTATACCAACATTATAAAGCGATTGCTGCGGTTAGCGAAGTACCCGTTATTCTTTATAATGTTCCGGGGCGTACAGGCGTTGATCTGTTGCCAGAGACCGTTGGTCGTTTATCTCAATTAGATAAAATCGTTGGGATTAAAGATGCAACTGGTGATTTATCTCGAGTGGATAAATTTCGTGAACTTTGTGGCGAAGAATTCATCTTACTAAGTGGTGACGATGCCACAGGCTTAGATTTTGTTAAACGTGGTGGTAATGGTGTTATTTCGGTAACCAACAACATCGCTGCGGCGGAAATGGCGAAAATGTTTAAACTTGCTGCAGAAGGCCAGTTAGATGAAGCGGATGCAATTAATCAAAAGCTGATGCCATTACATAAAAATTTATTTATTGAATCTAGCCCTATCCCAGTAAAATGGGCAGCACATAAGCTTGGTTTGATTGCTGAAGGTTATTTACGCTTGCCACTAACAGAGTTAACAGAATCTGGCCAAGAGATAGTGACTCAAGCACTTAAAGACGCTGGTATTCAATAA
- a CDS encoding M15 family metallopeptidase yields the protein MTHYSLEQLTGLTQTHLTSVMVGTKEFLIHRDIKAPLLALIDNAQVNGFDFSIASSFRDYSRQVMIWNAKFSGDRSILDSDSQPLDGSTLTELEKIHAIMRWSALPGASRHHWGCELDVYAHNHLPPDTQLQLEPWEYQTGHQKEFNHWLTEAMPQFGFYRPYQKDLGGVAIEPWHISHITTGQTMLAQLSVEKLKQTWDKHPFLGVKSISQHAESLYNRYISNISVA from the coding sequence ATGACACACTATTCACTTGAGCAACTCACAGGATTAACTCAAACTCACTTAACCAGTGTTATGGTGGGAACAAAAGAGTTTCTGATCCATCGTGATATAAAAGCGCCATTACTCGCGCTCATTGACAATGCTCAAGTGAATGGCTTTGATTTTTCGATTGCCAGTAGCTTTCGTGACTACTCTCGTCAAGTCATGATATGGAATGCCAAATTCAGTGGTGACAGAAGTATTTTGGACAGTGATAGCCAGCCTCTTGACGGTTCTACACTCACAGAACTCGAGAAGATTCACGCGATCATGCGTTGGTCTGCTTTGCCTGGTGCGAGTCGCCATCATTGGGGTTGTGAGTTAGATGTCTACGCCCACAATCACTTACCTCCAGATACTCAACTACAATTAGAACCATGGGAGTACCAAACTGGTCATCAAAAAGAATTCAACCATTGGCTAACCGAAGCTATGCCTCAGTTTGGCTTTTATCGCCCTTATCAAAAAGATTTAGGTGGTGTGGCGATTGAGCCTTGGCATATTAGTCATATTACAACCGGGCAAACAATGTTAGCCCAGCTGTCGGTAGAGAAACTCAAACAAACTTGGGATAAGCACCCTTTTTTGGGGGTTAAATCAATATCTCAACACGCTGAAAGCTTATATAATCGCTATATCAGCAATATTAGTGTGGCGTAA
- a CDS encoding sulfurtransferase TusA family protein, protein MKVECLDLRSYRCPMALLLAKRRGAELLNHQSLTILSNDHASINDMIRYFNQNPYSIKVQYHDDECTLLVTKKE, encoded by the coding sequence ATGAAAGTAGAGTGTCTTGATTTACGTTCTTATCGTTGTCCGATGGCATTATTATTGGCCAAAAGACGAGGTGCCGAATTATTAAACCATCAATCATTGACCATATTGTCGAATGATCATGCTTCAATTAACGATATGATCCGATATTTTAACCAAAATCCCTACTCCATCAAAGTTCAGTATCATGATGATGAATGTACTTTGTTAGTCACAAAAAAGGAATAA
- the bcp gene encoding thioredoxin-dependent thiol peroxidase, translating to MQTLTAGTPAPNFSLLDQDGNSVSLGDFKGKKVLFYFYPKAMTPGCTVQAQGLRDIQKELTDKNVVVLGVSIDPVKRLGKFIERDNLNFTLLSDEDHSVAEQFGVWGEKKFMGKVYDGLHRISFLIDENGMIEHVFNKFKTKDHHEVVLSYLNDNA from the coding sequence ATGCAAACATTAACGGCTGGAACTCCCGCGCCTAACTTCTCTTTACTTGATCAAGATGGCAACAGCGTTTCTTTAGGTGATTTCAAAGGTAAAAAAGTCTTATTTTACTTTTACCCAAAAGCGATGACGCCAGGTTGTACTGTTCAAGCTCAAGGACTGCGTGATATTCAAAAAGAACTGACTGATAAAAACGTTGTTGTACTTGGTGTCAGTATTGATCCTGTAAAACGTTTAGGTAAGTTCATTGAAAGAGACAACTTAAACTTTACCTTACTCTCAGATGAGGATCACTCGGTCGCGGAACAATTTGGCGTGTGGGGCGAGAAAAAGTTTATGGGTAAAGTGTACGATGGTTTGCATCGTATTAGCTTTTTAATTGATGAAAATGGCATGATTGAACATGTCTTTAATAAATTTAAGACCAAAGACCACCATGAAGTGGTTCTTAGTTATTTAAATGACAACGCTTAA
- a CDS encoding ArsC family reductase codes for MMITMYGIPNCDTIKKAKKWLDANGVEYHFHDYRKEGIDTELVSLFCQQFGWETVVNKRGTTYRQLTDEKKNTLNAENALLLLVENPAMIKRPILLTDTAALIGFKAADYETLLK; via the coding sequence ATAATGATTACCATGTATGGCATACCAAATTGTGACACGATAAAAAAAGCCAAGAAATGGTTAGATGCTAACGGCGTCGAGTATCACTTTCATGATTATCGTAAAGAGGGTATTGATACCGAGTTAGTCTCATTATTTTGCCAACAGTTTGGTTGGGAAACCGTTGTTAATAAGCGCGGAACGACTTACCGCCAATTAACCGATGAGAAAAAAAATACTCTAAATGCAGAAAACGCACTTCTATTACTGGTCGAGAACCCAGCAATGATTAAGCGTCCGATTTTATTGACCGACACAGCAGCATTAATTGGATTTAAAGCTGCTGACTATGAAACTCTATTAAAGTAA
- a CDS encoding glycine cleavage system protein R: MIHHLVITAVGSDRPGICNRLTQVVTHSGGNIVDSRIALFGKEFTLIMLVSGETNAITRIETLLPSMSAEHDLMVVMKRTAPHQPPQYTYRVECTINSEDRMGLTEAFTQFFSNHQINISELSAQTQKAATNQHNEHTDQFHIFISGLTELDIDTDKLKQAFERLCQTLSVIGDLQIHAKVD; encoded by the coding sequence ATGATTCATCATCTAGTAATTACCGCTGTTGGTTCAGATAGACCTGGAATTTGCAATCGCTTAACCCAAGTCGTTACCCATTCAGGTGGAAACATCGTCGATAGCCGTATCGCATTATTTGGTAAAGAATTTACTCTAATCATGTTGGTATCAGGTGAAACCAACGCGATTACTCGTATAGAAACCTTACTCCCTTCAATGAGCGCAGAGCACGACCTTATGGTGGTGATGAAACGAACGGCGCCGCACCAACCACCGCAATATACTTATAGAGTTGAATGTACTATTAACTCTGAAGACCGAATGGGCTTAACCGAAGCTTTTACTCAATTTTTCTCTAATCATCAGATTAATATTTCAGAATTAAGTGCTCAAACCCAAAAAGCAGCGACGAACCAACACAATGAGCACACTGATCAGTTTCATATCTTTATTTCAGGGTTAACAGAACTTGACATCGATACGGACAAACTAAAGCAAGCATTTGAGCGATTATGTCAAACACTCTCTGTTATTGGTGACTTACAGATTCACGCTAAAGTTGATTGA